Below is a genomic region from Streptosporangium album.
GGTGATTGCGTGCGCGGCATGCTGCGTACCTTCCTGACCACGAAGCAGGTGGCCGATCAGGGGTGCAGCGGCGAGAACTACCGCGCGGTCGGCGCCTTCCCGCAACAGGTCAGGGACGTGCCGCCGCATCCGGCCCGCAAGCTCAGCACCGCCCAGCGGCGGGTGCTCGCGGCCACCTTCGCCACCGCCGCGGATGCCACCGCCCGCCGCAACCCCAACGGCTACTTCTACACAAGGGTGCAGAACGAGCCGGGGCTGCGCGGCGGCCAGGTCACCTTCGGCCAGGACATCACGCTCGACGGCGTGCGGTTCGTGCGCGACCTGCGGGTCAGCGGCCCGATCAAGCTCACTCCGGACGGCCGCGCCACCGCCACGCTCCGCGCCGAGACCGGCGGCCGCACCCACGAGGTGACGCTGACCTGGACGGCGTTCTCCACCCGACCGTCCCTGTCCGGCACCTTCAACGGCATCCCCTTCGACTAGGCCATATGCCGCTTCGATATGAGCCGGCGGCCGATATCGCCATTGGACAAGATCCACGTCGAGCTGTTTTGCTCCTGCTCTCTGACCGCGACCAGCAAGGAACGACGACATGCGATATCTCCGCATCCGTGCCGGACTCGCCATCGCCGCCTCTCTCCTGGTCGGCGGTGCCGTGAGCACGGGGACGGCCTCGGCGGCGCCCGCCGTACAAGCTCACAAGGAACTGCGGGCCCCTGGAGGACTCCTTCGACGGGCGCATCGGCGCCTACGCGATCGACACCGCCACCGGCAAGGCGGTCGGCTCCCGGGCAGGCGAGATCTTCCCGCTGCTGTCCAGGTTCAAGGCCCCGGTATGCGCGGCCGCCCTGCACCGGGCTTGGACAGGATCTCCTTGACGGCCACGGCGACTCAGCACAGACACCGCGTTGTAGCCCAGGTTCACGGCGAAGTAACGTGACTTAAGATTTTAGCGTGCACGTGGCACGAACCTTCATGAAGATCGTGTGTTTCTTCAGACGCCCCCGGGTCTTCGACACGACGCTGGTGATCGTGCTCTCCGTCCCGGTGCTTCTGGGCATGACCTCCGTGATCGTCCAGGGCGAGACGCGGGCGACGCTGACCGCTGGGCTCCATGTGGCGGGTTCCCTGTGCCTGCTCATGAGGCGTGGCCGGCCGATCCTGACCGCCGGGCTGGTGGCCGCGCTGGACGTCGTGGGCATCACGACGCAGTTGCTGTCCTTCACCAGCCTGCCCTCCGGCATCGCGTACTACAGCCTGGGCCGCTACACCACCGGCCGCCCGACACTGATCACCTCGGCGACGGTCTTCGTCGTCTACGCGATCGATACAGAGCTGTTCCTCGCCGCGGCGGGCGGCTGGTTGTGGTCCCTGTTCGCCGTCTCCGTGCCCGTGGGCATCGGCCAGCTCGTCCGGCTCAGGACCGAGCTCAACGAGCGCAGCAGGCAAGAGGCCGCCGACGCCGCCGTGCGCGCCGAGCGACGGCGCATCGCCAGGGAACTGCACGACGTGGTCGCCCACCACATCACCGTGATCAACACCCTGGTCGGCGGCGCGCGGGCCACGCTCCCACCCGGGCATGACGTCACCAAGAACACTCTGGAGAGCGCCGAGCAGACGGCCCGCCAGGCGATGTCGGAGATGCGCCGCCTGCTCGACGTGCTCAGGGTCGACGGCAACGAAGGACCGGACGCCGCGACGGGGGTGAGCGCGGAGCGGCTGCCCGTACTGATCAAGGAGGCCAGGTCGTCGGGACTGCCCGCCAGCCTGATGGTGACCGGCGAGCCCGTCGAGCTGCCCGCCGCCGTGGACCACGCCGTCTACCGCATCGTGCAGGAGGCGCTGACCAACTCGCGCAAGCACGCCGTCAGTGCCAGGGCCAGCGTGCGGCTGGCGTACGAGCCGGCTGCGGTGGAGGTCGAGGTGATCGATGACGGCCTGGCGAAGGAGGCCGGCACGCCGGGGTTCGGACTCGGCGGCATGGCCGAGCGGGTGGCGTTATGCGGCGGCCGGCTGTCCACGGGCCCGCGCCCAGAAGGCGGTTTCCGGGTGCACGCCCGCATCCCCCTGGAGAGATCATGATCAGAGTTCTGCTGGCCGACGACCACGAGCTGGTACGCAAGGGCTTCAGGCTGATGCTGGACGCCCAGCCCGACCTGAGTGTGGTCGGCGAGGCCGCCGACGGCGCGGAGGCGGTGGAGCTGAGCAGGAAACTCCGGCCGGACGTGGTGCTCATGGACCTGCACATGCCCAGCCTGGACGGCGTGCGCGCCACCAAGCTGATCACCGCGGAGCTGCCGGGCGTTCGGGTGCTCGCGCTGAGCACGTTCGACCTGGACGAGAACGTGGTCGCGGCGCTGAGGGCGGGCGCCGACGGCTTCCTGCCCAAGGACATCTCCTTCGAGGAGCTGATCGAGGGCGTACGCGTGGTGCACCGCGGCGAGTCGGCCGTCGCGCCGCGTCTGCTGACCAGGCTCATCGGCACGTTCGTCCGCGCCTCGCGCCCGAGGGCGGTGCCCGCCGAGCTGGCCGGGCTGACCGACAGGGAACGGGAGATCCTTGTGCTGATCGCCCGCGGCCGCTCGAACCCGGAGATCGCCGCCGGCCTGTCCGTCTCCCCGTCGACCGTCAAGAACCACGTGACGAGCCTGTTCGCCAAGATAGGCGTCAGGGATCGGGCGCAGGCCGTGATCGTCGCGTACGAGGCGGCATTGATCCAACCTGGAGAGTAGGACCAGGGTCCTAGAGCCCTCGCCCGAGAACTGTTCCCGGGCATGACGAAAACGGCCGCCCGCGACGGCACCCTTGGATCATGACCGCGATCCGAACAACGAACCTGAGTAAGCGCTACGGCGGCACCACCGCGGTGGCGGACCTGTCGTTCGACGTCGAGCCCGGTCAGGTGACCGGCTTCCTGTGCCCCAACGGGGCCGGCAAGCCGACTATCAAGTTATGGCACTAAATGCCGTCAGATCGTTATGGATCTCCGTTGCTCAACGGGCCTTGTTAAGCGGGTACCCGCACATCTCTCGCCTGCTCATCCCGTCCGCTATCGACCCGCCCTCCGGGAAGCGGGCCGGACGTAGGGGATCAAGGCTGACGGCGCGACTCCTGGCAGCTTGTTCCCGCCTTGATCCCCTACGGCTGGTCTGCTTGGCTTGCCCCGGGTCGATAGCGGACGGGATGAGCAGGCCACCCCAGCCACCGCCGAACCCGCGCGTCCGCGTCTCCCTCTCATCCCGGAGCTGGAGCGCCCCCGCCGGAGGCGGTTTGGATCTCATGGACCCATTCGGCAATGACCTACGTCAGATCAGGCGACTTGTGTATCCCGCCTGAACCAGGCGCTCGTAGGCGGATCGGACGTCAGAAGGGAACGGCTGCTCGATGGCGTAGCCACGCTTCGCGTATTCGGTGATCCGTTGAGTGTCGCCGACAAGCATGTTGATCACGCGGTCGGGATCTCCGATGCTCTTTACGTAGTCATCAAGTGCCATCGGGAGCGATGCGCAAATGACTTCGATCTCTGGCCAAAGCTTCTTGCACGTGGCATAGGCGCGTCGCTGCTGGTAGGGCCTGGACATCAGAACAGCCGACCTGACCTTGATTCCTCGCTCGGCAAGAAGCTCACGAGTGTGCTCGATGTTCTGGCCGGTGTTGGTCGCCTTCGTCTCAATCAGGATCGCCTCGGCAGGAACACCGCGTTCTATGGCGTGCTCTCGGTAGTGAACGGCTTCGCCACGTGGGAACCTGCTGACTGTGGTCGGCGCGTTGGCACCAGTGAAGGCGATCAGCGGGAAGACGCCTTGGTGGTAGAGGTCGGCGGCGCAGGTCGCCACTCCGAGGTCATGGCTGCCAAGGCCGATGCCGACGTCGGCGGACTGCACAGCATGGTGCATGTCGTGGTAGTCCCAAAGTGTTTCGACGTCGGTGCGTGTCGCGTCGGGTAGAGCGGCGCTGGATGTCATGGCGTCTTCCTGTCGTCAGTCGGGGATCTGGAATGTGTACGACCATGCGAAACGCGAAGCAGAATGGACGCCTCGGGCGAACTCGACCAGGCGACCCTCACGGGTGAACGTACGTCGTTGAAGTACCATGACAGGCTCTCCGGCAGGGAGTTGAAGTATCTCCGCCTCGTCCGGCGTGGGCATTCGAGCGTAGATCGTCTCGGTCATGCTGTCCGGTTCGAGTCCCTGGATGGTGAGCACGGCAAAACCGCCGCCCGGTCCTGCCGGTCCCGGCGTTGGATCGCTGAGGGGCGTGCCTTCAACATCCTCGGGCCGGTAGTAGCTGGTGAGCGTATGGGTTGGCGAGTCACTTTCCTTGATGAGTCGGGCGCGCTCCCAGACCGGTGAACCTTCGGAGATTTCGAATGCCTCGGCGGTCTCCGCGTCCGCTGGGATCTGACGGACCGTTTGCGTCTGGTCGGTAGGGCTCCACGCTCGCCCTGAAATCTGGCGATCGGCAGCGAAGGCTACGATGCCGAACTTCCACTTGCTCTTGGCATAGCGCTCGACGCCAAGGCGTTTCATCGGCGGGCGCTCTCGGACAACGGTTCCCCGGCGTCGTACTGGAGTCACCAGTCCCTCGGCTTCGAGAAGCCGGATGGTCTGACGAACGGTCTTGATGTTGACGCCGTGCTCCTCGGCGATCCGCTCTTGCTTGGGCAAGGTGCTGCCTTGCGGGTAGTCACCCTGCTGGATGCCTGCGCGAAGGATGTCGGCCAACTCGCGATAGCCGATGGTCATGTCGTTCCCCTCACGTACCTGCCTGAGATGGGGATAGCGGCGTCTGCCCCAACCCCTCCTCAACTATAAGGCTAGCTCTATTGACAGGCCACACTCTGAACTGTTCTATAGGGCTAGCTCTATTGGGTTGGTCAATGTGGCCGACGCCAGACGGCTCAATGCAAACGGACCCGCCGAAACGACACGACTCGTCCGACGGGCCCTTAACCGCACACTGGAGGTGCGATCTATGGACAACTCTAGAGCCACCCCGCCCCCTGTTGACGAGGCTACGGCGGAGATACAGGACAAAGCGCTGGCAGTCGTACAGCGGCTTCTGAAGGACCGGGGCATCCATGCCCGGTGCCATCACACGATCAGTCTCGGGCTCTTCGCCAGTCGTGAGGCCGCTTGGCCGGACAAGCCTCCGCTTCGGTCGTGGATGGATCGGTATCCGCCTGAGCTGGCTGTGGCCGGTCCGCAAGGCTGGCGCGATGCGACGGTGACCGTGGGGCCGCGCTCGGGTCATTACCTGGTGTCCTTACGTAACGGTCCTGATCTTCAGAAGGTGAGGAGCGACCGTCCGGAGAAGGTGGTGGATCTCATCCTCTCGGTGAGGGGCAGATCATGACCGGCCTCCTGGTGTCCGGCTCGGCTGCGGTGGATGCGGCGGAAAAGCTGCGTGACGCGCTGGCACAGCTCAAGATCGCCGCCGATGTTAATGGCGGTTACGGGCTGGCGGTGGTGTCGGTCTGGGCGGGTCTGCTGGTGTGGTCCAACGGTGATCGGTTCTGGTGGAACACCGGATGGGATGCCCAACGCCGGTGCGCCGTCTATGCCTCGCAGCAGGCGTCCGAACTCGATCGAGCCGCGCATCGGATCGCTTTCCGCTACTCCCGTCTGCGGGAGGACTCGACGGGGTCGAACCCGAGCGTCAAGGGGCCGTCATGACCTTGGCGGAGTTGACGGCTCTCTACGGGCGCACCTGGACGATTTCCGCGAGCGTCGGGGGTGGCTGGTATGCCGTGCGGCGCGCTGCCATCTCGACGTACGGGCGTGAGCATGGCCTGTCCGATGTCCGTTGCGGAGCGAACTTGGTGGAGTTGACTTCCAATCTGGAAGCCGAGATGCGGCTTGAAAGCCAGCGTTGGCGGCACGCGTCGGTGAGGCGGGTGTCGTAACCCATAGACGGGCGTGGCGGTGTGAGATCTGGAGGGACGGCGCCGCCACGCCTGCTGGGAGCCAACGGGGCGGCTCCTGGTCCCGGTTCTTACCTTCGCCGTGCAACTGAGGTTGGCGGCATTGCACCCGACCTAAGCGCTGGGCTGATGAAAGAGGCTGAGCAGTGATCAAAGAGGGTACAGCGAAGTACGTGGACGGGCGGGAACCCGTCGTCCCGTTCACCGGTAAGTACGCGGTGAAGGACGCCCGGGTCTTTGATCTCATCCGCGCTCGATGGGATCAAGCGGGTCTCGCGGATGTGCCCTATCGCCCGCTGCGGATCGAGTTCGAGCTGACGACCAAGTGCAACGACACCTGCCTGAGTTGCGGTATGGGCGCGTTGTCCTTGCAAGCTGGCCGGTCTCTGACCGACAGACAACTTGATCACCTGCTATCCGAGTTCGAGGACATCGCCCTGCCGAGTGTGGCCATAACGGGTGGAGAGCCGTTTGTGGCCATGCGGGCACTGCTCCGGTTCATCGCTCAGGCGCGCGGCACAGTAGATATCTCGAAG
It encodes:
- a CDS encoding sensor histidine kinase — translated: MHVARTFMKIVCFFRRPRVFDTTLVIVLSVPVLLGMTSVIVQGETRATLTAGLHVAGSLCLLMRRGRPILTAGLVAALDVVGITTQLLSFTSLPSGIAYYSLGRYTTGRPTLITSATVFVVYAIDTELFLAAAGGWLWSLFAVSVPVGIGQLVRLRTELNERSRQEAADAAVRAERRRIARELHDVVAHHITVINTLVGGARATLPPGHDVTKNTLESAEQTARQAMSEMRRLLDVLRVDGNEGPDAATGVSAERLPVLIKEARSSGLPASLMVTGEPVELPAAVDHAVYRIVQEALTNSRKHAVSARASVRLAYEPAAVEVEVIDDGLAKEAGTPGFGLGGMAERVALCGGRLSTGPRPEGGFRVHARIPLERS
- a CDS encoding response regulator, with the protein product MIRVLLADDHELVRKGFRLMLDAQPDLSVVGEAADGAEAVELSRKLRPDVVLMDLHMPSLDGVRATKLITAELPGVRVLALSTFDLDENVVAALRAGADGFLPKDISFEELIEGVRVVHRGESAVAPRLLTRLIGTFVRASRPRAVPAELAGLTDREREILVLIARGRSNPEIAAGLSVSPSTVKNHVTSLFAKIGVRDRAQAVIVAYEAALIQPGE
- a CDS encoding YdcF family protein — its product is MTSSAALPDATRTDVETLWDYHDMHHAVQSADVGIGLGSHDLGVATCAADLYHQGVFPLIAFTGANAPTTVSRFPRGEAVHYREHAIERGVPAEAILIETKATNTGQNIEHTRELLAERGIKVRSAVLMSRPYQQRRAYATCKKLWPEIEVICASLPMALDDYVKSIGDPDRVINMLVGDTQRITEYAKRGYAIEQPFPSDVRSAYERLVQAGYTSRLI
- a CDS encoding GntR family transcriptional regulator: MTIGYRELADILRAGIQQGDYPQGSTLPKQERIAEEHGVNIKTVRQTIRLLEAEGLVTPVRRRGTVVRERPPMKRLGVERYAKSKWKFGIVAFAADRQISGRAWSPTDQTQTVRQIPADAETAEAFEISEGSPVWERARLIKESDSPTHTLTSYYRPEDVEGTPLSDPTPGPAGPGGGFAVLTIQGLEPDSMTETIYARMPTPDEAEILQLPAGEPVMVLQRRTFTREGRLVEFARGVHSASRFAWSYTFQIPD